Proteins from a genomic interval of Bombus affinis isolate iyBomAffi1 chromosome 16, iyBomAffi1.2, whole genome shotgun sequence:
- the LOC126925908 gene encoding uncharacterized protein LOC126925908, with product MKMMERQFGSLLQQQRQQQQSTPETRRNAELSATRPPAHANPPPPPRTQKDGGWSVVVGRKSKKGRKETNTAERKMDATRRDEKTRPSVAVQKLRADRMEGAPKSRSGGSVKTPKRKEKTSPTVTLPRAPRTSAVTLTLNEGANMSYADVVTTARRAIPLGEIGVQAVTMKKAVTGAIVIRVPGAKDREKASILATRLAGVLDPTKVKVGTPMIKAELRITNVDISMDKKQLRQALALAAGCGSEDVQIGEIGVSRGGLGSAWIKCPAAGARKLAQAGKVVLGWSIERVSAIPKRPLQCFKCLELGHVRATCTSTEDRSHLCYRCGGSGHRARGCPASAPKCPRCERLGAPSGHRMGGVACNPPKAKRKRKRPTQQSAGAAAATIASGNENQGGNVNRAASPSAVTRRARRAQDLLLQTIRENRVALAVVAEPYRVPDAPNWIRDSNGSTAITWSSALSPPGALLDSGNGFVAVEWNRIAIVGIYISPNSGVAAFGDFLNEIGDCVRRCLPRQVLVLGDFNARSSQWGDTKTDSRGRMLTDWAATLGLVLVNRGATSTCVAWRGSSIVDITWATAELYRKIHG from the exons ATGAAGATGATGGAGAGACAATTCGGGAGTCTGTTGCAACAACAACGGCAACAGCAACAAAGCACTCCCGAAACCCGACGGAACGCGGAACTCTCTGCTACTCGTCCCCCCGCCCACGCAAACCCCCCGCCGCCCCCGAGGACTCAGAAGGACGGCGGGTGGAGCGTGGTGGTAGGGAGAAAAAGTAAGAAGGGGCGGAAAGAGACGAACACCGCCGAAAGGAAGATGGACGCCACGAGAAGAGATGAGAAGACCCGACCATCTGTGGCAGTCCAAAAACTGCGGGCGGATAGGATGGAAGGCGCGCCGAAATCGCGCAGCGGTGGCTCCGTTAAAACGccgaagaggaaagaaaagacgTCGCCGACAGTCACGCTCCCTCGCGCACCGCGTACATCCGCGGTAACTCTGACGCTTAACGAGGGAGCCAACATGTCGTACGCCGACGTCGTTACGACGGCCAGGAGAGCCATCCCCCTCGGTGAGATAGGCGTGCAAGCCGTCACCATGAAGAAGGCGGTGACGGGCGCCATCGTCATTAGAGTCCCGGGGGCCAAGGACAGGGAAAAGGCGTCGATCTTGGCGACGCGCCTGGCGGGTGTTCTGGACCCAACCAAGGTAAAGGTCGGAACCCCCATGATTAAGGCGGAGTTGAGAATCACCAACGTGGACATCTCGATGGACAAGAAGCAGCTGCGTCAAGCACTGGCCTTGGCCGCGGGATGCGGCAGCGAGGATGTCCAGATTGGTGAGATCGGTGTCTCCAGGGGAGGACTCGGATCGGCATGGATCAAGTGCCCGGCGGCCGGTGCCCGCAAGCTAGCCCAGGCGGGCAAGGTGGTCTTGGGGTGGTCCATCGAGAGGGTCTCTGCTATACCGAAGAGGCCCTTGCAATGTTTCAAGTGCCTGGAGTTGGGGCACGTACGGGCGACTTGTACGTCCACCGAGGATAGAAGCCATCTCTGCTATAGGTGCGGAGGAAGCGGGCACCGCGCCAGAGGATGTCCCGCCTCCGCGCCGAAATGTCCCCGATGCGAGCGGCTGGGAGCTCCATCGGGACACAGGATGGGCGGGGTGGCATGCAACCCCCCGAAAGccaagagaaagaggaaacggCCTACTCAACAGTCTGCCGGCGCCGCTGCTGCTACCATCGCCAGCGGCAACGAGAACCAAGGCGGAAACGTCAACAGGGCAGCATCACCTTCAGCAGTGACGA GAAGAGCCAGACGGGCGCAAGACCTGCTTCTCCAGACCATCCGGGAGAATCGGGTCGCACTCGCTGTGGTGGCCGAACCATACCGCGTCCCCGACGCCCCCAACTGGATCAGGGATTCGAACGGATCGACGGCTATAACATGGTCGTCGGCGTTGAGTCCGCCCGGCGCCCTGTTGGATAGCGGTAACGGCTTCGTCGCCGTCGAGTGGAACAGGATCGCGATAGTGGGCATCTACATCTCGCCCAACAGCGGAGTGGCCGCGTTCGGGGATTTCCTCAACGAAATCGGCGACTGCGTTCGTAGATGTCTGCCCCGTCAGGTGCTCGTCCTTGGTGACTTCAACGCGCGCTCGTCGCAATGGGGGGACACCAAGACGGATTCCCGAGGTAGAATGCTGACGGACTGGGCCGCGACTCTCGGACTAGTTCTGGTGAACAGAGGCGCGACTAGTACCTGCGTCGCGTGGAGGGGTTCGTCCATCGTCGACATTACCTGGGCTACCGCCGAGCTCTACCGGAAGATCCATGGATAG